In the Polyangia bacterium genome, one interval contains:
- a CDS encoding YajQ family cyclic di-GMP-binding protein: MPSFDAVSKVDLMELDNALNTARKELGQRYDFRGTHTEIERGPEGIVIRSSDEPHVNAALSVLRERMAKRNVSQRCLDAKPVEPAGGKTMRQLVVIKQGIEQETGKKIVRALKDKKLRVQAQIQDDQLRITGKSRDELQEAIAALRKEDFGIDLQYVNFRD, from the coding sequence ATGCCTTCTTTCGACGCGGTCTCCAAAGTCGATCTGATGGAGCTGGACAACGCGCTCAACACTGCGCGCAAGGAGCTGGGCCAGCGCTACGACTTTCGCGGCACCCACACCGAGATCGAGCGCGGGCCGGAAGGCATCGTCATCCGGTCGTCGGACGAACCGCACGTCAACGCGGCCTTGTCGGTGCTGCGCGAACGGATGGCCAAACGCAACGTCTCCCAGCGCTGCCTGGACGCCAAGCCCGTCGAGCCGGCCGGCGGCAAGACCATGCGCCAGCTGGTGGTGATCAAGCAAGGCATCGAGCAAGAGACCGGCAAGAAGATCGTGCGCGCCTTGAAAGACAAGAAGCTGCGCGTGCAGGCGCAGATTCAAGACGATCAGCTGCGCATCACCGGCAAAAGCCGCGATGAACTGCAAGAGGCCATCGCGGCTCTGCGCAAGGAAGACTTCGGGATCGATCTGCAGTACGTGAACTTTCGCGACTGA